The genome window GCCCGCAACCTCCTACGCGAGTCCGGTCGCCACCTCGGCGAGGTCCTCGCGGTCGCGGTCAACCTGCTCAACCCCGAGGCCGTCGTCATCGGCGGTGACATGGGCGTCGCCTTCGAGACGTACGCCGCCGGCGTCCGCGAGACGCTCTATGCCCGTGCGACCGCGCTGGCGACACGGGACCTCCGCATCCTCTCGGCCGCGCAGGGTGACTCCTCCGGCCTGGTGGGCTGTGCGGCCCTCGCGCTCGACCACGTCCTCGCCCCGGGCGCCGTCGACACCCGTCTCGCCCAACCCGCCTGACCTGCGCGGAGGTCAGTGCGCGAGCGCCTCGTGGACTGCTTCGACCGACGGTGCCGGCGGCAGTGGTTCCGGATCGGTCCGCGAGCGGAGCGCCTCGAGCTGCAGCGCGGCATAGCGCCGCCAGGCGTCGGAGCAGTGGTCGGCCGTGCGTCGCACGATCTCGGAGGTGCCGAGCAGGATCAGGGCCACGTCGGAACGGGTGATGTCGGGCCGCAGCCCGCCGCTGGCCCGCGCCCTCTCCAGCAGGTCCTCGATCCTGTCCTGGACGCTCACCTTCATGCGCTCGATCTCGTCGGAGCCGGGGAAGCGCTTCACGACCAGCTCGCGGAGCGCGGCGTCGGAGGCCTGCAGCTCGGTGAGGCCGAGCATCAGCGTGCGCACCCCCTCCCAGGGATCCGGTTCGGCACACGCCCGGTCGATGACCTCCAGGTAGGCGGCCCCGATCTTGCGCAGCGTGGCGACGACGAGGTCGCGCCGCGTGGGGAAACGGCGGTAGAGCGTCGCGATCCCGACGCCGGCCTCCCGGGCGACGTCCTCCAGCGGTACGTCGAGTCCGTGCGCGGCGAAGAGGCGGGCCGCGGCATCGACGATCCGCTCCCGGTTCCGGGCGGCATCGACGCGGAGTGCCCCGAAGCACTCGGAGGAGGTCGCGGCGGGGCACATGCAGCCATCCTATCAAGTGGAGACGTCCCTCCGGTTGGTGCTAGCCTGCCAATCGGAGGCTTTCCTCCACTTCCTCATGGGGTGGCGCAGATGTCAATGACGGCGGTGACCCGTGCGCCTTGGGCGCGCCCGATGGTCGAGTTCGCCGGGCTGATCGCGATGGGGGCGGCGTACACGCTCATCCGGGCCCAGCAGGGGACCGACCCCGGCCAGGCGTTCGCGCACTCGGCGGCGATCTTCAGTCATGAGCACTGGCTCTTCGAACATCTGGAGCTGCCGTTCAACCACTGGATGGCGGCCACGACGCTGGTCGCAGTGCCCGCCTGCTACTTCTACGCCGTCTTCCACTACGTGATGACGCCCTTCGTCTTCGTGATGTCGTGGCGAGCCGGCGGCTGGGTCTATCGCCGTGGCTACTGGACCCTCGTGATCGCCTCGGGCGTCGCGCTCGTGCTCTACGCGACGTACGCCGCGGCGCCGCCGCGCCTGATGCCGGAGCTCGGCTCGATCGACGTCCTGCGCCGCTTCGCCGACTACGGCTGGTGGGGCGAGGCCGCCTCAGCGCCGCGCGCGATCGGTGACGCCACGAACCAGTACGCCGCCATGCCCTCCCTCCACTTCGGCTGGTCACTGTGGTGCGCCATCCAGATGTGGAGCTTCGGTGGCCGGACGTGGCGCACCGTGGCCGTCCTCTACCCGACCGTCCAGGTGCTCGTCGTGATCGGCACCGCCAACCACTACCTGGGCGACGTCCTCGTCGGTGGCCTCTGCGTCCTCGCGGCGGAGGGGATCGTCCTCGCCGTACGCCGGGTGGCCCGCGTCCGGGGTGCCCGATTGGTGCTCAACACCGGGTCCCCGTAAGATCCTCATCTGGTGGATTTCCGGATCCACCGAAGGGCACTAGCTCAATTGGCAGAGCATCGGCCTCCAAAGCCGAGGGTTGGGGGTTCAAGTCCCTCGTGCCCTGCACCGACGTTGGACGAGGAGAGGCATGTCCGAGAGCACGACCACCCCGGCACCGCGGAAGCGGACCCCGGGGGAGAAGCGCACCAGCCCCTTCACGTTCTACCGGCAGGTGGTCGCAGAGCTGCGGAAGGTCGTCTGGCCGACGCAGCAGCAGCTGACCACCTATTTCATCGTCGTCCTCGTGTTCGTCCTGATCCTGATGGCCATCGTGTCGCTCCTCGACCTGGGGCTCGGCAAGTTGTTCTTCCAGATCTTCGGCGGACGAGACTGACGATCACCCGAGAGTTGATGGAGCAAAGCGTGTCTGAGCAGGAGATCGAGGCCACCGAGGTCACCACCGACGAGGTGGAGGCGACCGAGGTGTCCGAGGAGACCCCCGAGGTCGAGGCTGCCGTCGAGGAGCCGACCGAGGAGCCCGCCGAGGACGACGCGCTCGAGGCGTTCCGTCGCGAGCTGTGGGCCAAGCCCGGTGACTGGTACGTCGTGCACACGTACTCCGGCATGGAGAACCGGGTGAAGTCCAACCTGGAGAACCGCATCATCTCCCTCAACATGGAGGACTACATCCACGAGATCGTGGTCCCCACCGAAGAGGTCTTCGAGATCAAGAACGGCCAGCGCAAGAAGGTCAAGCGCACCGTCCTGCCCGGCTACGTCCTCGTCCGCATGGACCTGACCGACGAGTCGTGGGCCGCGGTCCGCCACACGCCGAGCGTGACCGGCTTCGTCGGTCACCAGCACCAGCCGGTCCCGCTCTCGATGACCGAGGTCGAGAACATGCTCGCCCCGGCCGTCGTCGCCGCTGCCGAGGCCGAGGCCGAGGCTGCTGCCGCGGGCACCGCCGACAAGGGTGGCGCCGGCACGATCCTCGCGTCGAAGAAGCCGGTCGAGGTCGCGGACTTCAACGTCGGCGACTCCGTCATGGTGGTCGACGGCCCGTTCGCGACGCTGCACGCGACCATCACCGAGATCAACGCCGAGTCGCAGCGCCTCAAGGCCCTCGTCGAGATCTTCGGTCGCGAGACGCCGGTCGAGCTCAGCTTCAACCAGGTCAGCAAGGTCTGATCCGATCCGGATTTTGGAAAGTCTCCGGCTGATGCCGGAGACTTTTCTCTTGGTGGACTCGCCGGTCGACGTACGTCGGCGAAGGAGTCAGTGGCAGAGGCACCCGCCTCGTCATGACCACGAGTAAGAAAGAAGAGAGCAATGCCTCCCAAGAAGAAGATCGCCGCGCTCGTCAAGGTGCAGCTCCAGGCTGGCGCCGCCACCCCGGCCCCGCCGGTCGGTACGGCCCTCGGCCCGCACGGCGTCAACATCATGGAGTTCTGCAAGGCGTACAACGCCCAGACGGAGTCCATGCGCGGCAACGTGATCCCCGTCGAGATCACCATCTATGAAGACCGCAGCTTCGACTTCATCACGAAGACCCCGCCGGCCGCGGAGCTGATCAAGAAGGCCGCCGGCCTGGCCAAGGGTTCGTCGGTCCCGCACAAGGACAAGGTCGGCAAGCTGACCAAGGACCAGATCCGCGAGATCGCCACCACCAAGCTTCCCGACCTCAACGCCAACGACGTCGAGGCCGCCATGAAGATCGTCGAGGGCACCGCCCGCTCGATGGGCGTCACCACCGACTGAACGTGGGAGAGCCGCGCTGGCTCGTTCACCACACCTCCATATCTACTTAAGGAATCACCATGCAGCGCAGCAAGACCTACCGCGCCGCGGCTGAGACGTTCGACAAGAACGAGATCCACAGCCCGCTGGCCGCGATCAAGATCGCCAAGGGTTCGAGCAAGAAGAAGTTCGACGAGACCGTGGACGTCGTCATGCGTCTCGGCGTCGACCCCCGCAAGGCCGACCAGATGGTCCGTGGCACCGTCTCCCTGCCGCACGGCACGGGTAAGACCGTCCGCGTCATCGTCTTCGCGAACGCCGACAAGGCCGAGGAGGCCCGCGCCGCCGGTGCCGACGAGGTCGGTGGCGACGAGCTCATCGAGCGCGTGGCCGGCGGCTGGACCGACTTCGACGCCGCAGTCGCGACGCCGGACCTCATGGGCAAGGTCGGCAAGGTCGCCCGCATCCTCGGCCCGCGTGGCCTGATGCCGAACCCGAAGACCGGCACCGTCACGGCTGACGTCGCCAAGGCCGTCACCGACATCAAGGGCGGCAAGATCGAGTTCCGTGTGGACCGTCACGCCAACCTGCACTTCATCATCGGCAAGGCCTCCTTCACCGAGGCCCAGCTCGCGGAGAACTACGCCGCGGCGCTCGAGGAGGTGCTTCGTCTGAAGCCGGCCAGCTCCAAGGGCCGTTACGTCAAGAAGGTCACCGTCTCCACGACGATGGGCCCGGGCGTCCAGGTCGACCCCAACCGCACGAAGAACGTTGCGGGCGAGGACGAGGCCTGAGCTTCGCTCTGATCCACTGCTTCACCCGAAGGGGCTCCGCCGATTTGGCGGGGCCCCTTCGTCGTCCGTATGGTTGCTCCTGAAACCAGAGACCGCCGGTTGTCTGAGGGCCCCGCCCGATGACCGAAGGCTCCGAAGAGATTCGGACGGCCCGCGCAGGATTCAGAGCAGCACCGGTTCGCCGATGTCCACGCCCTGAGCACTGCGCTCAGGGCGTTCGTGTTTCCCGGAGTGGACCGGGGGTCTCGCCCACGGAAGAAGGAGACCCATGGCGCGGGCAGATCGCAACGCGGCCGTCGCGGAGATCGTTGACGAGTTCAACGCCTCCGACGGTGCCGTGCTGACCGAGTACCGCGGTCTCACCGTCAAGGAGCTGCAGACGCTGCGTCGCTCCCTCGGTGCGAACGCCAACTACGCCGTGGTCAAGAACACGCTGACCCAGATCGCCGCCCAGCAGGCCGGCATCGAGGGTCTCGACGACTACCTCGCCGGCCCCACCGCCGTCGCCTTCATCAAGGGTGACGCTGTTGAGGTCGCCAAGGGTCTGCGTGACTTTGCCAAGGCCAACCCCGCTCTTGTGATCAAGGGCGGTTTCCTGGACGGCAAGGCGCTCGACGCTGCTGAGGTGGGCAAGCTTGCCGACCTCGAGTCGCGTGAGGTGCTCCTTGCCAAGCTTGCCGGCGCCATGCAGGCGTCGCTGGCCCAGGCGCTCTACGTCTTCAACGCCCTGCCCACGAAGGCGGCTGCTCTCGCCGCCGCCCTCGAGGCCAAGGCGACCGAAGACCCCACGATCCTCGCAGGTGGTGCCGGTAACCCGGTTGCTGCCGAGGAGGCAACTCCGGCCGCGGACGACACCGCTGCCGACACCACCGAAGAGGTCACTGCCGAGGCTGACGCCCCGGTGGAGACCGAGAACTGAAAGGAAGCCGACCATGGCTAAGCTCAGCACCGCAGAGCTGCTCGACGCGTTCAAGGAGCTCACCCTCATCGAGCTCTCCGAGTTCGTGAAGGAGTTCGAGGAGACGTTCGGCGTCACCGCCGCCGCTCCTGTCGCCGTTGCCGCGGCGCCCGCCGCTGGTGGCGCCGCTGGTGGCGCCGAGGCCGCCGCCGAGAAGGACGAGTTCGAGGTTGTCCTCGAGTCCGCCGGCGACAAGAAGATCAACGTCATCAAGGAGGTGCGCGCCCTGACCTCCCTCGGTCTGAAGGAGGCCAAGGACCTCGTCGAGGCCGCGCCGAAGACGATCCTCGAGAACGCCAACAAGGAGACCGCCGAGAAGGCCAAGGAGGCCCTCGAGGCCGCCGGCGCCAAGGTCACCCTCAAGTGATCTAGCTCCATCTCCAGAAAGCCCCTTCGCGCCCGGCGCGGAGGGGCTTTCTTTCTTGCTACTTTCGCGTAACCTGCGTCACACGCAAACGTTGGGAGTGGCATGGGTGTCGACATCAAGATCGAGCACCTCACGAAGAGCTTCGGCAAGCAGCTCATCTGGGGTGACGTCAGCCTGACCGTTCCGGCCGGGGAGATCTGCGTGATGCTCGGTCCCTCCGGTACGGGTAAGTCGGTTCTGCTGAAGACCCTCATCGGTCTGCTCAAGCCCGACTCGGGCGCCGTGATCATCGAGGGCACCGACCTCGTGACCTGCTCCGAGAAGGAGCTCTACGAGATCCGGAAGCTCTTCGGCGTCCTCTTCCAGGACGGCGCCATGTTCGGCTCGATGAACCTCTACGACAACGTGGCCTTCCCGCTGCGTGAGCACACCAAGAAGTCCGAGTCCGACATCCGCAAGATCGTCATGGAGAAGATGGACCTCGTCGGTCTCATCGGCGCCGAGGACAAGCTCCCCGGTGAGATCTCCGGCGGTATGCGCAAGCGCGCCGGTCTCGCACGTGCCCTCGTCCTCGACCCGGAGATCGTGCTCTTCGACGAGCCGGACTCCGGCCTCGACCCGGTCCGCACGGCGTTCCTCAATCAGCTGATCGTCGACCTCAACGCCCAGATCGACGCCACGTTCCTGATCGTCACCCACGACATCAACACCGCGCGGACCGTGCCGGACAACATCGGCCTGCTCTACCACAAGCACCTCGCGATGTTCGGGCACCGCGAGATGCTGCTCAGCTCCGAGGAGCCGGTCGTGCGCCAGTTCCTCAACGCCCAGCGCGTCGGCCCGATCGGCATGTCCGAGGAGAAGGACGCCGACCAGCTCGCGGCGGAGAAGGACATGGACCTGCCGCCGCTGCCGCCGATCGCCCTGCAGCTCGAGCCCTCCAACGGCATCCCACGCAAGAGCCAGCGGACGCCGGGCGAATGGTGTCGTGAGCATGGCATCGTTCCGCCGCCCGGCTCCTTCCAGCCCGACTCGGTGCTGGCCGGTGGCGCAGGGGCTCGCGCGGAGGCTTGACCCCAATGTCCTCCCTCAGTCCGGCTCGCGTGCTCAGGCCGGTCGGGACGGCGGGACGGTTCTTCGCCTTCGGCCTCGACGTCGCGCGGAACCTCTTCCGCCGCCCGTTCCAGTTGCGCGAGTTCATCCAGCAGGCCTGGTTCATCGCCTCCGTCACGATCGTCCCCACGGCGCTCGTCGCCATCCCCTTCGGTGCCGTCATCGCACTCCAGGTCGGGGGCCTGATCAAGCAGTTCGGCGCACAGTCGTTCGTCGGCTCGGCGAGCGTGCTGGCCGTCGTCCGTGAGGCCGGTCCGATCGCGACCGCGCTCCTCATCGCCGGCGCCGGCGGTTCGGCGATCGCGGCCGACCTCGGCGCTCGCAAGATCCGCGAGGAGCTCGACGCGATGATGGTGTT of Nocardioides sp. Kera G14 contains these proteins:
- a CDS encoding TetR/AcrR family transcriptional regulator — translated: MCPAATSSECFGALRVDAARNRERIVDAAARLFAAHGLDVPLEDVAREAGVGIATLYRRFPTRRDLVVATLRKIGAAYLEVIDRACAEPDPWEGVRTLMLGLTELQASDAALRELVVKRFPGSDEIERMKVSVQDRIEDLLERARASGGLRPDITRSDVALILLGTSEIVRRTADHCSDAWRRYAALQLEALRSRTDPEPLPPAPSVEAVHEALAH
- a CDS encoding phosphatase PAP2 family protein, with translation MSMTAVTRAPWARPMVEFAGLIAMGAAYTLIRAQQGTDPGQAFAHSAAIFSHEHWLFEHLELPFNHWMAATTLVAVPACYFYAVFHYVMTPFVFVMSWRAGGWVYRRGYWTLVIASGVALVLYATYAAAPPRLMPELGSIDVLRRFADYGWWGEAASAPRAIGDATNQYAAMPSLHFGWSLWCAIQMWSFGGRTWRTVAVLYPTVQVLVVIGTANHYLGDVLVGGLCVLAAEGIVLAVRRVARVRGARLVLNTGSP
- the secE gene encoding preprotein translocase subunit SecE, which encodes MSESTTTPAPRKRTPGEKRTSPFTFYRQVVAELRKVVWPTQQQLTTYFIVVLVFVLILMAIVSLLDLGLGKLFFQIFGGRD
- the nusG gene encoding transcription termination/antitermination protein NusG, which encodes MSEQEIEATEVTTDEVEATEVSEETPEVEAAVEEPTEEPAEDDALEAFRRELWAKPGDWYVVHTYSGMENRVKSNLENRIISLNMEDYIHEIVVPTEEVFEIKNGQRKKVKRTVLPGYVLVRMDLTDESWAAVRHTPSVTGFVGHQHQPVPLSMTEVENMLAPAVVAAAEAEAEAAAAGTADKGGAGTILASKKPVEVADFNVGDSVMVVDGPFATLHATITEINAESQRLKALVEIFGRETPVELSFNQVSKV
- the rplK gene encoding 50S ribosomal protein L11, which codes for MPPKKKIAALVKVQLQAGAATPAPPVGTALGPHGVNIMEFCKAYNAQTESMRGNVIPVEITIYEDRSFDFITKTPPAAELIKKAAGLAKGSSVPHKDKVGKLTKDQIREIATTKLPDLNANDVEAAMKIVEGTARSMGVTTD
- the rplA gene encoding 50S ribosomal protein L1, with translation MQRSKTYRAAAETFDKNEIHSPLAAIKIAKGSSKKKFDETVDVVMRLGVDPRKADQMVRGTVSLPHGTGKTVRVIVFANADKAEEARAAGADEVGGDELIERVAGGWTDFDAAVATPDLMGKVGKVARILGPRGLMPNPKTGTVTADVAKAVTDIKGGKIEFRVDRHANLHFIIGKASFTEAQLAENYAAALEEVLRLKPASSKGRYVKKVTVSTTMGPGVQVDPNRTKNVAGEDEA
- the rplJ gene encoding 50S ribosomal protein L10, giving the protein MARADRNAAVAEIVDEFNASDGAVLTEYRGLTVKELQTLRRSLGANANYAVVKNTLTQIAAQQAGIEGLDDYLAGPTAVAFIKGDAVEVAKGLRDFAKANPALVIKGGFLDGKALDAAEVGKLADLESREVLLAKLAGAMQASLAQALYVFNALPTKAAALAAALEAKATEDPTILAGGAGNPVAAEEATPAADDTAADTTEEVTAEADAPVETEN
- the rplL gene encoding 50S ribosomal protein L7/L12; translation: MAKLSTAELLDAFKELTLIELSEFVKEFEETFGVTAAAPVAVAAAPAAGGAAGGAEAAAEKDEFEVVLESAGDKKINVIKEVRALTSLGLKEAKDLVEAAPKTILENANKETAEKAKEALEAAGAKVTLK
- a CDS encoding ABC transporter ATP-binding protein, which gives rise to MGVDIKIEHLTKSFGKQLIWGDVSLTVPAGEICVMLGPSGTGKSVLLKTLIGLLKPDSGAVIIEGTDLVTCSEKELYEIRKLFGVLFQDGAMFGSMNLYDNVAFPLREHTKKSESDIRKIVMEKMDLVGLIGAEDKLPGEISGGMRKRAGLARALVLDPEIVLFDEPDSGLDPVRTAFLNQLIVDLNAQIDATFLIVTHDINTARTVPDNIGLLYHKHLAMFGHREMLLSSEEPVVRQFLNAQRVGPIGMSEEKDADQLAAEKDMDLPPLPPIALQLEPSNGIPRKSQRTPGEWCREHGIVPPPGSFQPDSVLAGGAGARAEA
- a CDS encoding MlaE family ABC transporter permease, coding for MSSLSPARVLRPVGTAGRFFAFGLDVARNLFRRPFQLREFIQQAWFIASVTIVPTALVAIPFGAVIALQVGGLIKQFGAQSFVGSASVLAVVREAGPIATALLIAGAGGSAIAADLGARKIREELDAMMVLGIDPIQRLVVPRVLACMLVSVFLNGMVSVVGVAGGYVFNVILQGGTPGSYLASFTALAQLPDVWQGLLKALIFGLIAAIVAAYMGMNAAGGPKGVGDAVNMSVVVTFMLLFVVNFVISAIYFQVVPAKTG